GGTGGTACATCATGTTCCAGTATGGGTACATCATAGTATCGGCCAGTGTGTAGGTAGTCCAAGGGTACTGGATGACTGTATCCACATCCTCTGCGGGAACGGCAGCGATAGCCTTGCCTACGTTCTCTGCGCCTTCGAGCAACTTAGCCTTCAATTCTTCCCAGGAAAGGGCCTGAAGCTTTTCGTTTTCTGACACATATTCCGTGTTGAAAAAGTCTGGCCACTGTTTGGACTCAAGCAGCATGTGCATGTTGAGGTTCATGAAGGCACATTCTGCCACGAGCGCCTTGGGGGTCCGTGCCTTGCCGCCAGGGCTCGTTTCCCGTTTATCCTCGGGCAGGGATTCGTAGGCGGCAATGAGTTCGTTGGCTGCGTCCTTTAAGGCTTCGGGCAGATAGGCTTGGAGGGTATTCTTCATATGGAGTGGTTACGCTTGCCGGTTTATCTTACCGGTAAAAAACACTTTAGCGTAGTATGGATTCATGGAATGGCTCCTCATCTTAGTGGCGGTCTTGGCCGTTGCCTTGTACGTCTGGCACTGCGTCGATGTTTTTTTGAGTAGCAGGCCGGGGCGGGTGCTGTACGTCAGTTCCTCTGTGGGACAGGTGGCGCCCGTGCTTGATGA
The Verrucomicrobiia bacterium genome window above contains:
- a CDS encoding DinB family protein; translation: MKNTLQAYLPEALKDAANELIAAYESLPEDKRETSPGGKARTPKALVAECAFMNLNMHMLLESKQWPDFFNTEYVSENEKLQALSWEELKAKLLEGAENVGKAIAAVPAEDVDTVIQYPWTTYTLADTMMYPYWNMMYHQGQIIYLSTMLETAE